The stretch of DNA GTCGGCATCACGGAAAAGCCGGAACTGGCGCCGCTCGAGAAACTGAAGGAGCTGTACCATTTCGAGCCGCCGCGCGACAAGGGCCTGAATACAGTGGAAGCGTGCGAGGGTGTGCTGGACGGCTCGGTCAGCGCCTTCGTCGGCCTGGGCGGTAATTTCCTGCGCGCGATCCCGGATACGGTGCGCATGGAGGCGGCCTGGTCGCGGCTACGGCTGACGGTGCAGGTGTCGACCAAACTGAATCGCAGCCATCTGGTGCATGGCGAGGTCGCGTATATTCTGCCATGTCTGGGACGAATCGAGATCGACCGTCAAGCCAGTGGCGAGCAAGCGGTGGCGGTGGAGGACAGCACCGGCTGCATGCACGGTTCCAAGGGCCGCGCGGAGCCGGCCGGCGAGTTGCTGCGCTCTGAGGCGGCGATTGTTGCGGGACTGGCGCGCGCCACGCTGGACGCCAATCCGGCGGTGCCGTGGCAGGAATGGGTGGATGACTACAGCCGCGTGCGCGACGCGATTGCGCGGACCTTCCCTGATATCTTCCACGACTTCAACCAGCGCATGTGGACGCCGGGTGGTTTCCGCCGCCCGGTCCCGGCCGCACACCGGCAGTGGAAGACACCGAACGGCAAAGCCAATTTCATCGTGCCGAAGACGATGGAAGCCGATCCTGATCAAGCGGTGCCGCATGCCGATGTGCTGCGCCTGTTCACGGTGCGCAGCGACAGCCAGTTCAACACAACAGTCTACAACGAGGATGACCGCTTCCGCGGCATCAAAGGCGGCCGCAAGGTGCTGCTGATGAATGCCGGTGATCTGGCGCGGTTGGGGCTGGCGGAAGATCAGCTGGTGCAGGCCCACGCGGTGACTTCGGACGGGGTCGCCCGCAGCGTGCAGGGCCTGCGGCTGGTGGCGTACGATGTGCCGGCCGGCTGCGTGGCCGGCTACTACCCGGAGTGTAATCCGCTGATGGCGCTATCGCACCACGCGCTGGAGAGCAAGGTGCCGGCTGCCAAGTCGATCGCGATCCGGCTGACGCCTGCCTAGCGCCTAGTCGCTTTGCCAACCGCCGCCCAGGGCCTGGTACAGGGCGACGGTGTCGGTGTAGCGGCTGGCCTGGGCCTGGATCAGGGCGATGCTGGCTTGCTGCCAGATTTGGCCGGCTTGCAGCACCGGCGGGTAGCCGGTCAGGCCGAGTTGCCATTGGCGCTGGGCGATGCTCCAGCTTTTGTGGGCGGCTTGTTCTGCGGTGGCGGCGGCGCGCAGGGAGTGGGCGTCGGCGTCGATGGCGTGCAGGGTGTCGGCGACGTTCTGGAATGCGGTCAGCACGGTGCTGCGGTACTGGGCGGCGGCCTGGTCATAGCTGGCTTCGGCGGCGCGTTGCTGGTGCAGCAGGGCGCCGCCGTGGAACAGCGGTTGCGCCAGGTCGGCGCCGATGCTCCAGAAGCCGCCGCCGGATTTGAACAGGGTGCCGGCGCTGAGGGCGGAGCTGCCCAGCGTGCCGGTCAGCGCGATGTTGGGCAGGCGCGCGGCGGCGGCGACGCCGATGTGGGCAGAGGCGCTGTGCAGTTGCGCTTCGGCGGCGCGGATGTCGGGGCGCTGTTCGACCAGTTGCGCTGGCAGGCTGAGCGGCAGTTCGGTCGCCAGCGTTAGTTTGCTGAAGTCGAGGTTTTCGGCGATGCCTTCGCTTGGGTAGCGGCCGGCCAGGGCGGACAGGAGGTTGTGCTGTTGGGCCAGTTGCTTTTGCAGCGGCGGCAGGGTGGCTTCGACTTGCGCCAGCGCGGCTTCCTGGGCGGCGACATCGGCCGCGCCAAGTTGGCCGGCTTGTTGCTGTTTGCGGACGGCGTCCAGTTGTTGGCGCGCCATGGTGGCTTGCTGTTGCATGGCGTTCAGTTGCGCGCGCAGGGCGGCTTCGACTATGGCGGCGTTGACGATGCTGGTGGTCAGCGTTAAGCGGGCGGCGTCGCGCTGGTAGCGGGCCAGGTCGGTTTGGGCGTCGGTGGCTTCCGCCTGGCGGCGGGTGGCGCCGAACACGTCGGGCGTGTAGCCGATGCTCAGTTGCGCGGTGTGCAGCGTGTACAGATTGGCGCCGGAGGCGGTTGGGCTGGACAGGGTGTCGGCCACGCGCTGGCGGGTGGGTTGCAGGTGCAGGTCGGCCGTCGGCAGGAAGGCGCCGCGTTGGGCGGCGGCGGTTTCGCTGGCGGCGCGCAGGGCGGCGTCGGCAGCTTGCAGGTCGGGATTGGCTTGCAGGGCGGCGGTCACCAGTTGGTTCAGGTCGTCGGAGCCGAAGACGGTCCACCATTGGGTGGACACGGTTTGGCCTTCGGCATAGTGCTGCGCCTCGCCGCCAGTGACCGGTGCCGAGGCGGTGGCGGTTGGCAGCGGTGCGGCGGTATAGCCGGTAACCATCGGCGCGGCAGGACGCACGAAGTCCGGACCGGCGGCGCAGCCGGTGGCCAGAACTGCAATCAGCAGGCGCATCGCCACCGCCAGCACAGTCGCTGCCGGGGCGTTAGCGAACGACGCGGCCAGGGCGGTGATGCACGGCGCGAGTTGATTACGCGCGCGGGCGGCGCGTGCAGCAAGGGCCGCGCCAGTTGCACGGGCGGCAGCAGTGGTGCGGGCGGCTAAGCGCGCGCGGCCACCTGCAGGAAGCGGGGCCAGTGCCGTCGGGGCGGTCGCTGCACTCAGGTGCATGTTCAGGTTTTTCATCATGGTTGCTCTCCTTCTGGCTCGGGCACCGAAGCGGTGCGGCGGGCCACGCGTTCTTCGATCAGGTAATACAGCGCTGGCAGCAGCACCAGCGTCAACACGGTGGCGGTGACCAGGCCGCCCACTACCACGGTGGCCAGCGGACGCTGGACGTCGCTGCCCAAGCCGTGCGCCAGTGCAGCGGGCACCAAGCCCAGTGCGGCCACGGTGGCGGTGGTCAGCACTGGTCGCACCCGTTCGCGGGCGCCGGTGATGACGGCGTTGCGCAAGTCATTCGGCATCAGGTCGCGCCAGCGGTTAAGGTTGGCCAGCATGACCACCGCGTTCAACACTGACACGCCAAACAGCGCGATGAAGCCAACCGCCGACGAGACGTTCAATGTCATGCCGCGCATCTGCAACGCCACCAGCCCGCCCAGCAGCGACAGCGGCACCGCCAGCAGAATCAGCCCCGGCTGGCGCAGGTTGCCGAATTCGGAGAACAGCATCACAAACATCAGCGCCAGTACGGCCGGCACGATGACCGCCAGGCGGGCTTGCGCACGCTGCTGGTTTTCAAACTGGCCGCCCCAGGTGATCTGGTAGCGCGCGTGGTCGTACGGGATCTCCTTCTGGATGCGGTTTTGCGCCTCGGCCAGGAACGATGACAGATCGCGACCGCGCAAGTTGGTGCGCACTGTCAGGTGGCGCCGGTTCATCTCGCGCGTGATGGTGGTTTCGCCTTCGGCAAGGTGGATGTGCGCGACTTGCGCCAGCGCTACGTGGGCGCCGTTGGCAGCGTTCAGCACCAAATCGCCGATGGCTTGCGGGTCGTTGCGGGTCGGGCCGCTGAAGCGGGCGGCGACATCGTAACTGCGGTCGTCCACATACACCTGCGCTACCGGACTACCGCCGATGCCTGTCTGGATCAGCGCCATGACGTCGGCCACATTGATGCCGAGACGGGCGGCGGCAGCGCGGTCGACGTCGATACGCACCTGCGGCAGCGGTGGTTCCTGGTCGATGATGACGTCGGCCGCGCCGGGCACCGTGCGCAGCAAATGCTCGACCGCGCTGGCCAGCTTGCGGGTGGCGTGGAAATCGTCGCCATACACTTTGACCACCAGGTCGCTGTGGGCGCCGGCCAGCTTGTCCAGCACGCCGTCGATCATCGGCTGCGAGAAGCCGACGTCGGTGCGCGGCAGCTGCTTGTAGCGCGCCGACAGCTTGTCGATCAGGTCTTGCTTGCTCATGCCGGACGGCCACTTGTCATAGGGCTGCAAGGTCACCGCGCATTCGATGTGTGACGGCGTGAACGGGTCGGTGCCTTCGTCGTTGCGACCCAGCTGTGTGACCACGTGCGCCACCTGCGGTTCCAGCAGCGTGGCGGCGCGCAGCGCGTCGGCCATCTGTGTCGCCTTGGTCAGCGAAATGCCGGGCGGTAGCGTGACTTGCAGCCAGATCGAGCCTTCGTCCAGCGACGGCAGGAAGTCGCGGCCGATGGCGCCGCCCACCACGATCACCGCCGCCAGCGTGGCGCCGGCCACCGCCAGCACCAGCTTGGACTTGCCGACCAGGCGGTGCAGCAGTGCTTCGTAGCGCGGCATCAGCCAGCCCAGCACCGGATTGTGGAAAATCTTGCGCGGCTTGCGGAAGGCCCAGAAAGCCAGGCCCGGAATCAGCATGATGGTCATCAGCAGCGCGCCGAGCAGCGCGAAGCCGACCGCGAACGCCATCGGCGAGAACAGCTTGTACTCAATGCGCTGGAAGGCGAACAGCGGCAGGTAGGCGACCATGATCACCAGCATGCCGAAGCAGGTCGGCTTCATCACTTGCAGCGTGGCTTTCATGGCGTCTTTGGCCGACAGCAGGCCGTCCGGCTGCCGCTCGCGCTGGAGCAGGATGGCTTCCAGCACGAAGATGGCGCCGTCGACGATGATGCCGAAGTCGATCGCGCCGAGCGACAGCAGGTTGGCCGGAATCTTAAAGTGATGCATCAAGATGAAGGCCACCATCAGCGACACCGGAATCGCCGACGCCGCAATCAGCGCCGCGCGCGGGCTGCCGAGGAACAGCACCATCACCAGCGTGACCAGCACCACGCCTTCGATCAGCGTCTTGCCGACCGTGTGCACGGTGGCGTCCACCAGCGTGCTGCGGTCCATATACGGCACGACTTTGACGTCTTTCGGCAGCAGGTGGTCGTTCAAGTCCTGCACCGCTTCGTGCACGC from Duganella dendranthematis encodes:
- a CDS encoding efflux transporter outer membrane subunit, whose product is MRLLIAVLATGCAAGPDFVRPAAPMVTGYTAAPLPTATASAPVTGGEAQHYAEGQTVSTQWWTVFGSDDLNQLVTAALQANPDLQAADAALRAASETAAAQRGAFLPTADLHLQPTRQRVADTLSSPTASGANLYTLHTAQLSIGYTPDVFGATRRQAEATDAQTDLARYQRDAARLTLTTSIVNAAIVEAALRAQLNAMQQQATMARQQLDAVRKQQQAGQLGAADVAAQEAALAQVEATLPPLQKQLAQQHNLLSALAGRYPSEGIAENLDFSKLTLATELPLSLPAQLVEQRPDIRAAEAQLHSASAHIGVAAAARLPNIALTGTLGSSALSAGTLFKSGGGFWSIGADLAQPLFHGGALLHQQRAAEASYDQAAAQYRSTVLTAFQNVADTLHAIDADAHSLRAAATAEQAAHKSWSIAQRQWQLGLTGYPPVLQAGQIWQQASIALIQAQASRYTDTVALYQALGGGWQSD
- a CDS encoding efflux RND transporter permease subunit — encoded protein: MIERLVNLCFNRRGIVTLIFLLVALYGGYCWTQLPLEAYPDIADVTSQVVTQVNGLAAEEVEQQITIPLEREIMGTPGMHVMRSKSTFGLSLITVVFEDGAEDYWSRQRLQERIAGVTLPYSAQPSLDALTSPIGEIYRYTLESKSHDLRALSELQRWVVIPRLKQATGVVDVGNFGGLTTQFLLEFDPAKLSKYNLSLAQITQAIAANNANAGGSILTRGQQGLVVRGVGLIHNLDDLGNVVVTQKNGVPVLVKDLGNVTLGNQERHGVLGKDKISDTVSGIVLLLKNENPSRVIAGVHEAVQDLNDHLLPKDVKVVPYMDRSTLVDATVHTVGKTLIEGVVLVTLVMVLFLGSPRAALIAASAIPVSLMVAFILMHHFKIPANLLSLGAIDFGIIVDGAIFVLEAILLQRERQPDGLLSAKDAMKATLQVMKPTCFGMLVIMVAYLPLFAFQRIEYKLFSPMAFAVGFALLGALLMTIMLIPGLAFWAFRKPRKIFHNPVLGWLMPRYEALLHRLVGKSKLVLAVAGATLAAVIVVGGAIGRDFLPSLDEGSIWLQVTLPPGISLTKATQMADALRAATLLEPQVAHVVTQLGRNDEGTDPFTPSHIECAVTLQPYDKWPSGMSKQDLIDKLSARYKQLPRTDVGFSQPMIDGVLDKLAGAHSDLVVKVYGDDFHATRKLASAVEHLLRTVPGAADVIIDQEPPLPQVRIDVDRAAAARLGINVADVMALIQTGIGGSPVAQVYVDDRSYDVAARFSGPTRNDPQAIGDLVLNAANGAHVALAQVAHIHLAEGETTITREMNRRHLTVRTNLRGRDLSSFLAEAQNRIQKEIPYDHARYQITWGGQFENQQRAQARLAVIVPAVLALMFVMLFSEFGNLRQPGLILLAVPLSLLGGLVALQMRGMTLNVSSAVGFIALFGVSVLNAVVMLANLNRWRDLMPNDLRNAVITGARERVRPVLTTATVAALGLVPAALAHGLGSDVQRPLATVVVGGLVTATVLTLVLLPALYYLIEERVARRTASVPEPEGEQP